Genomic DNA from Felis catus isolate Fca126 chromosome E3, F.catus_Fca126_mat1.0, whole genome shotgun sequence:
TCTTCCCCTACCCTGGGTCCCACCTGCTCTCTAGAGCCCTTTCCTTTAGCCCTCCCTACCAATGCCCCACTGTCCCTTGGCACCTGCCAGGGTATAATCTTGTGTGTTCCTTTTCCTTGGCAGAAGCAGGCACAGCTGGCAGGCAGTATTTTTAACCTTACTCAGGCTCAGGAATCAGGTGGCTCAGGTTGCCCAGTCTGGTGACCTTCACTTCCAGAACCTGTGACTGCCAGGAAGGGAAGAGTCAGAACTGAGGCCAGAAGCTGGGCCAAGTTGGGCCTTCAAAATTATCTGGGACCCAGAAACATTtgttaagtgaaatgaatgaaaggTCTTTGCACAAACTGCCAGAGCCATCCCAGCTCCCGCCAAACCAAATGTGCAAGAGATTTGGGGGCAATTCTATACATAGCCTGCCAGGCTGTCAGGACAGTTAGAGACTAAGACATGAGCTAATTAAACCCAAGGGCCCAGGGAACCAGAATAGGGTGGAAACCAAAGCTCACCTGCGCTCCCCACACACGGGGCCCAAGAGGGCATTCAAAATGTGAACTTTAATAACAAACAGCAGTCAAGGTAGGGGTTCCCCAGGAACAAGAATAACGGAGCTGGTGCTGGAGGCCTCAAGGGtccccacttcctctcctccaaggcctggaggcagggaggcaacGGACCTCTGTAGAGGAGGGGCAGCACCGGGCTCCATGTAATTCCATATATTTGGGGCCCTAAGACCCCAGATGCAGCAGCATGTGGAGCAGGGTGGTACCCTGCCTCACCCAGAAGGTCCTGGCAGGGTGTGCAGCCCGGGCCAGGCAGGCAAGCAGGCCAAGGGCTGTGGGGTCAGATGCGGAAGCTTTCCTCTCGGCCATCGATGTGACGGAGCCGCAAGTAGACATCTGTGCCAATGCCCTGCAGGGACTGCAGCCGAAGGGAACCACCGAGGTACTCTGCGTAGGCCCGTGAGGTTGGCAGCCCAAAGCCGAAGCTAGAATGGATGGGGGACAGGACAGAGGCTTCAGAGGCTTGAGTCTCCCGGGGACCCCCACCCTCCCATTGTGGCCAGGTGGGGCCTCACCCGTGCATGGGCCCTGACTGGCCACCACTGTGCATGTCCAGGTGGCCAAAAAGGGGGCTGATCCGGGGGTCCTGGGTGCTGGCCTCAGCTGTAGTGAAGTGGTAGTCCATAACCCGATCCAGGTCTTTGTGAGCGATTCCCCCGCCCCGGTCTGAAATCCTGGCAGGATGTTGATAACATGGGCTTGGCTCAGCTTTGGTGGGGGCTCACTACCTCCCAAGCAAATAGTGCTAAGTCAgccttcctgccccctccacccaaaGATGGAATGTAGTCCACCTGGACCCTCAggcattattttttataagtgaTATCCTTCCATCCTCACTTCTGCTGAGCCACTGGTTGCTTATACCTTCTCACAGGATTTTACATTTATTCTCAGGCCAGCATCATGGACTGGTTACTCCTGACTCCTCAGTCCAGGCCTTTCAGTTGCTGACAAGCACAGAGCCCTGGAAACCAGTTGACCCCAGATCCATTCATATCCAGCTCATGGCATTCTCAGAAACAAAGTGTATCTTGTCTCAGGGCAGGGCAGGTatggctcaaggtcacagagcaagtcaGAAACAGTGCCTGGAACCCCCATACATCCCAGCTCAACTCCCACTCAGGGCAAACCTGATGACGAGATCGATATCATTGTTGGCGATGGTGATGACCACATCTGGGACATTGTAGGGAGTATCTAGGTGACTCTCCATCGTAGCTCTATGCAGGGAAGAAAGATCAGTAGGTAGTGGTACCCCAGCTTCACCCCTGTTCCTGTCTTGCCCCCTTCCAACATATCCAGCCAGCCCACCTCATGGCATTCTTGAGGAGCTCAGGCAGGATGTAGTCCAGTGGCATAGGGATGAAGGGGAAACGGGCAGCCACATGTCCATTGATGCGGACGCGGGGGGCATTGCCATACTTGTGCTCACACAGGCGTCTGTAGATAGGAGCAAGGGTTCAAACCTAGACCAGTGATTCTCAGATGGAGGAATttctgcccccaccacccctAGAGAAATTTTACAatttctagagacatttttgCTTGCCACAGCTAGGAGTTGTATTAAGTAAAAGCCAGGCACCCTTCTAAAGATCCTAACAAGCATGAGACACCTCCTAAGAATTATCTGACCCAAAATGTTAATTGTGCCACATTTGAGAAAGCCTGCCCTAGACCATGCCCTAGGCAAGGGCTCAGACCCAAGCCTTCTGGGCTGGAAGATATCCACCCCCTTAGCTGTTCTAGCCTCACCTGGCAAAGTCCACCCACTTTTCAATAATCTTCTTTGGCGACAGGCGAGTGCAGATGATGCCAACAAAGTCGGGCTGGCAGGAGAAAGAAGTCAAGACTAAGCAGCACCTTGACCCACACCTTGGCCACCAAATGCTTGCAATCTTTGGACCTCTGAAGCAGCCCCAAACCTCTCCCCAGGCCCTTGGCCCAGTCCCCAGCCCAAGGGGGCCCCTGGCTCagtcccctctgccccacctgaTAGGTCTCAGATCCCAGCACCCCACCTTGTCCTCATGCAGCGCCAGATGATGTGTGGCCAACATACGGATCCCAAGCCTTGAAGTCAGTGTCTTGTCCAAGAAGTAGCGGACAAGCTTCTCATCCTGTAAAGAGTGGAGTCTCAGAAACTCTGTACCTTTCCCAGGCCCCCCAGTAGTCTTGGGTGCCCACTGTGCTGCCCCTAACCTCTATGTGCTTCCGGCTCTCACGCAGGCCCTCGGCCAAGAGGGTCACCACATCCTTGTGGTCGTCCAGCAGCTGTCGCACCAGCTGGCAGTACCGGGCCTCGTCCGCCTGGTCCTTGATCTATAGGCCACAGAGTCATAAGCATGGATGTTCCAGCCCTGACCTCTCAGCCCCTCACCTTACCCTGGCCCAGCCCTCACCGGAGGGAAGTCTGTCAGCTTCTGGAAGGCACGGATGTACAACTCGTGCTGCAAGGAAGAGGTGTGGGAATTCACAGGGATGTTGTGGGCACTGGGTAGAGAGCAGCCACCCATGCTTACCCAAGGGGATTGCCATCCACCCCAATTCACTTGGTTTAAACTCCCATCATGGCCTTTTAAGCCTCCATGAATATTCAACTTTGGCCTCTGAAGGCTTGGATCTGAGTCTTCTATGGCCCTGAAACCTTTTGGCAGACAAGTCTCTGCCACTCTAGTCCCATCTCCCAATATGCCCCTTGGGCAGTGGGCACAATCATCTAAGGTCCCCTCTACAGAAACCCATGCCCCCTGAGACCACCTTACCACGTGTAATATGGTGGGGTTGCAGCCAATGATAAAAGGAAGGCTACGAAAACCTTTGATGCGGTGAGCGATCCGCACTGGCAACTCTTGCTGCAAATACCGGGCACTTTtctagaaaagaagagggaagtcAGGGCCAGGACATGAGTGGCTGGGCCAGAGCTCCAGGGACCAAGAGGGAAATAGGGTGCAGAAATCTTACCAGGAGGTGGCTGCCGTCCTGAGAGCGGCCTGAATAGAGCATCATGGTTGGAGTGAGGCGGACtgagggctggagggggcagaTGGGCTTTGAGCACTGGATCTgcaacaccccacccccaccacattagctccaccccttccctggacACCCGTTCCAGCTCCGGACCCGGCTTCTTGCCAGCTGCGCACCTTCTCCGCTGCCACATCGATGGCCGACTGATTGTAAAAGGAGGTGACAGTCTTGGAGCGCTCCCGTGCCATCTCCACGTGGTGCGTATCGGTGGCTGATGTGGAGCGGGCCCGGAGCGACAGTGCAGGCCCCAGTAAGGGCCGGAGTGGAGGCCCGCTCCGGGGACCACTCCCCAGCACGGACGCCAATATCATCGTTCTGCTCtgctcctttgtttctttgtcgGACTAGGCGGCTGCTAGGGGCAGAGTACCAGATACAAGGACACGACCCCGAAAcagggcagggtgtgtgtgtgggtccGCAGGGTCTCTTCTCTGACTTCAGGGGCGACAGCAGGTCAAGGATGCTGACAAGCTCAGTCCCCAGGGAACAGTTCCCATCTgtcagggaaagggaaggggtaGTTGTAAAGATCCGAATCCAGACAATCCATGTCTCCACGTGGGCACTGGTATCATCAGACCTGGGCAATCTCTGCCCACCCATTCAACCACCTCCCAAACACATACAGGCCGAGCCTGTAAACCTTGTTTTCCAAGGCAATTCTTCAACTTGAGGCTCTATCTGGTGTTTGGAGGGTTGGGGACCCTCAAACTCGTCCAGCCCGAAAACAACGCCCCGCTCCCTATGGTCCTAGGGAACCCCGTTCAGGGGGCGGGGTTGACCCCTACTCAGCGTCCTTTAGACCTGGGCCCCTCGAGTGTGGTCTGCGTATGTGTGGCACACAGTATGGTGCCCCCAACTGCCCCAAAGTAGCGGCCTGGGAGTCGCCGTCTGGGTTTCCCCTCCGCAGGGTCACTTGGTTCGGCCCGTATCCCCCCTATATGGTAGATGCCATCCCGGTCCACGCGCACTCGACAGCCCAGCTCAATGGCGGAGGCTACGAGCGCGCGCCGCCAAGCCCCTGCAGGCAGGGTTGGCGCGGGTTGCTCCACTTACCGCggtgccagggccagggccagggccagggccgaGGTCCGAGCGAAACGGCCCAACAGTCCACCGGCCGGGCTAGCCGAGCCGCCTGCGCCCTCTGCCGCTGTGACGTCGCGTGGGCTTTGGAGGCCCGGTGCCTCCTGGGAGTTGTAGTTTGGAGCCAGCCCATACCGGCTACACCCGTGCTCCTGGTCCCCCAAATAAATTCCACGGCTCCCTCCACAGGTCTCTCGGAGTTATTTGTGGTCGCCCTGggtctctctttcctgctttataAAATGGGGTTTCTGGGAGCGAAATGAGAGAGGGCGGGAAGATCCTTAGATGCAAAGCACACAGACCAAATTCTACCTGGGTTCTTTCCCTGCTGTCCCAACCTTCTCCTTCCATCTCTTGACTCATTTATGGAAAATCAAACTGCTGGTTCAGACCCCAGCCCAGCACTTACTAGCTGGGACAACTTACTTAAACTGCTCAATGGTCTAGTTTCCATGTTGGTATAACGAGGATGTATCAACCTTGGGGTTGTCGTGTGGATATGTgagtttatatatgtaaattgcctagaacagtgccaggTGTGGGATTAGCACTATGTGGTGGCTATGTTACTATTATTCATTCACACCTGCCACACCGATTGGGTAACTTTTCTGTGCCAGCAGAGGGGCTTGGGTATTGAATCAAATAGGTAGACCCTTCCTTGCCCCAAAGAGAAAGACAGTTTCAGTGTCATTAATCCTGATTAGGGCTGCACAGGATGGAAGCGTTAAATAGGGTCTGGGACATTGGTACAGGTACAACATGAGTAGGACTCAGGAGCCTAAGCTGGAGTGGGAAGGGTATGGCAGGACAGAGAATAGCCTGGACAATCTGTGGATATACCTGCAGCCATGTGGAGGCTAGGAAGGAGAAGGGTCCAAGGGGGTGACCAGAACAAGATCATGAAGCGCAAGGAGTCTGCATTTGTCCTCAGGTACTAATAAGTCACTGAGGGTTTTAATTCAATCTGCTCATTAGACAGAACCCTCTGGCAGTAGTGATTGGGAGAGTGGGAGTCAGTGAAACCAAATGCAGAAAGACAgtgaaaaaataattacttttttcaaGCAGGAGATGATTGGGGAGAGACTTTtcagcatgtgtgtgtttgtgtgtacttGGATTTGTACTGATTGGATTTTTCTTTACCGTGgttatgtattttctaaatattaaaaaaaataatatttatttttgagagagagtgagagaggggcagagagcaagacaggggatctgaagcaggctctgtgctgacaacagaaagCTCAATgcggggttggaactcatgaaccgtgagatcatgacctgagccaaagtcggatgctcaatcgactgagccacccaggagcccctttttttaatttttaaattaatatggtGTTAAGTGAAGCAGGCAACATCTTTGGAGCCCAAAGTCTGTCTTTAAACTTCAGCAGAGGTGGGACCCTTCACTGTGGCTGACCTGCCTGAGGAATTGGGGGAAGGTGGGCATAACCATGAGGATAAGGTTCCCTGAGTCTCTGGATTTCCTCTGTTCCCCCTCATCCCCACACCATTCCCATCCTTTCTTTCCCAGCATCGTGGCAATATCCCGGAGTGGGGCCAGAAGGCCACTCAGCTCTGGAGGCAGGCACGGCTTGGGCtggtggaagaaagaagaaggaagggtggttcggtcgggggtgggggggagtggagggttgggggtgggggaacagcaCGCGCAGAGAAGCAGAGGACTCAGAGTGCTTGCAGTGTGCCAGAACTCGGCGCTCAACGCGGCCGCGGCGTGCACCGGAGCACAGATGCCGGTGGCGTCTCGGCAGGGCTTCACCCCTTTTAACCCTGAGCGCTAGACCAGCCCTCGGCCTTAACTCGTTGCTGCCACCCGGCGGCAGAAGCTGGAAATACACTCTAGAGTTTCATAATACAGAGCTCACCGTTGCCCAGGCACTCTTCTATGAGCCTTATGTGTATTAATTTCATCTTCATAACAGCCCTCTGAGGCAGGTActattgttattctcattttacagaaagattaaaatacatgttcccctctttcctctctgtcctttcctcccaCCTGCACTGGCTGCAGCCACTGTGGCCTCCCTGTTGCTCCCTAAACATAACAGTAACATTCCACCTCAGAACCTCTCACTGGCTTTCTCTCTACCTGGAACACCCTTCCCCAAGATATCCACATAGCTTACTCCCTCACCTTCTTCAAGCTTCTGCCCAAATGTTAACTGAATGAAGCCCACCCTGACCATCCTGTTCAAAACTGCAGTCACCTCCATTCCCCTCACTCTGCTCTACCTTTTATTTGTAGCACTTATCACTAAcaacatactatatattttatgtatggaTGATATTAACTGCTcagttttttcctcctcttctacaATGTAAGACCAGAGCATGACTATTTCTCTGGTTTCCTAATTTATCCCAAGCTCCTAACACAATCCCCTGGCACATAAcatgtgctcaataaacatttgttaaataaatgaaggggATTTGGGGCTTTATCTTCTGAGCTATTGAAATGGGACACTACTTAAAGGCAGAAAGTGACAGAActacatcatctttttttttttttttttttaaataaactccaggccaaatgctgggcttgaactcacagccctgagatcaagagtcacatgttctaccaactgagccagccaggtgccctacctcataattttttaaatggatcacTTTGATTGCAGTATGGAGAATCAATCTGTGGATGCTGGACAAGTATTCCTGGGAGACCAGTGAGGAGACTACTGTATTTATCTAGGTGGGAGGTGATGGTAGCTTGGACCAGGGTAGTGGTCTGCATAGATTACAGGGATTGAGAAAATAGTCCAAGAGGAGTGGCTTAGGTGGATGGAGGGGCCATATTTAAAATGGGAAACTCCAGAGAAGGAACAGGTTTGGGGAAATGTAAGGGGTTCACTTTTGGGTGCATTGCATTGCATCTCATTGGCCTATGAGGCATCCAGATGGTGACATCTAAGAGGTGTTTCTCTGGGGTTTGGAGCCCAGGAGACAGATCTGTTCAGAGGTTGGAAGTTGTGACCTGCAGGAAGTAAGAGAAGACAGGGGAGAAAATAATGTTGCCCCGTGTAGCAgtttgtatttctgaaaatggtCCGCCCCACATGAACTTCTTAGAATATGACTTTGACACTTCTCAGATCAAGAGATggagttctggggtgcctgggtgactcagtcagttgagcatccgactcttgattctggttcaggtagtgatcccagggttgtgggatcaagccccgtgttgggctctgtgctgagcgtggagcctgcttgggattctctctctctctctctctctctctctctctctctctctctctctctctcaaaaaaaaaagagagagagagagagactctctatctctcagagagagagagagagagagagagagagttccatgTTCCTCCCTTTGGAACTGAGGAGGCTTCTGTATAGTGAAAGGGATACTATGTGACTTTAAatgcaccgggtggctcagtcggttaagcttctgacttcagcccaggtcatgatctctcggtccgtgagttccagccccatgtcaggctctgtgctgacagctcagagcctgagcctacttcacattctgtgtctccctctctttgcccctcccccactcatgctctgtctgtctctgaaaaatgaataaacctttaaaaagttttaaataaaagctaaatcATAAAAAATGATGCAGCTTCCACTTGGCTCCCTGGAGCACTTGTACTAGAATCCTGAGCTCCCATGAAAGCAGTCTGACTGCCCTATATTAATCAACTAtcactgtgtaacaaattattatCACAACATAGCAGCTCAaagtaacaaacatttattatgtcaCACAGTTTCTTTCGGGCAGGAAGCTAAGCTGCTTGGTTCTGGCTCATGGTCTCTCATGAAGTTGCAATCAATATGTTGGTTGAAAGTACAgccatctgaaggcttgactggtgCTGGAGAATCCAATTCCAGGGTGGCTGTCTCACATGTTTGGCAAGTTAATGCTGGTTGTTGGCAAAAGGCTTTAGTTCTTTACTAGGTGGACTGTTTCCTTGGGCTGCTTAAGTGTCCTCATAACATACCAACTGGCTTCACCCAGAGCCAGTGATCTAAGAGGAAGCAAGGTGGAAGCTGCCATATCTTTATGACTTAGCTGTGAAAGTGACACACTATAATTTCTGTATTATCCTACAGGCTCAGGTCAACCCTGCCTAGCATGGGAAGAGACTACACAATGGTGTGAATACTAGAAAATGGAAATCATTCAGAGCAATTTTGAAAGCTGACTATTGTAGCCTGGGGGCTGCTATGCTGGGAGGAAGCCCAAACTAGTCCTTATAGAGAGACTACATGGATCTTGAgactacagagagagagagagagagagagagagagagagagagagagtctgggtgactcagtcagttaagcatctgacttcagctcagatcatgatctcatggtttgtgggtttgagcctcgcattgagctctgtgtggacagctcagagcctggagcctgccctcccccactcccattctgtctgtctttctttctctctctcaaaaataaataaacatcaaaaaaatgtttttaaagagagaaagaactgttAGGTTCTCCCTCAGCTACTTCAATCTCTCATTGTTCCAGCATTAACCATCATCTGACTGCAAATATGGGAGCCAGACTCCTCAGCCAAAATTCTCTTTCCAAATTCCTAacctataaaatatgtaaaagcaaataaaatgactGTTATCATTTTAAGCCATTCTTTTTTGTGTGGTGATTTGTTGAACAGCAGTGTGTCCTCAATGATTCCCACCTTCTGGTACTCATACCACTCAGCAGTCTCTTCCCACACTGAACAGGGCCGACCTGACCCCACAGGATAATAGAAAGAGAGGCCTAAGTCCTAGCCCTCTGTTTTGGTTTCCTatcactgctgtaacaaattaccacaaatttagtggcttaaaacaacatgaatTTCTTGTCTTATAGTCCTGCAGTTCAGAAGtccaacatgggtctcactgggctaaaattaaGACGTCAGCAGTTCCTTTATGGACACTCTAGGCAGCatccatttctttgcctcttcctgctTTACCACTCATACTCCTTACTTCATgacctccttcctccatcttcaaagccagcaacattgcatctctctgtgcctttctgcCATAGTCCCACCTCCCTCTGACACCCTTCTTCACttttttatgttaaatgtttattttcaaggcaggggaggggcagagagagaaggggacacagaatttgaagcaggctccaggctcttcactatcagcacagagcccgacacggggctcgaacccatgaactgtgagatcatgacctgagcctaagtccgatgctcaacagactgagccagccaggtgcccctgccctttttcacttttgaaaaaaaaaaaagtttattttttttgtaatctctacactcaaggtggggctcaaactcacaaccctgagatcaagagtctcgtgcttttctgactgagccagtcatatgccccccaccccagcccattTTCACTTTAA
This window encodes:
- the BCKDK gene encoding 3-methyl-2-oxobutanoate dehydrogenase [lipoamide] kinase, mitochondrial isoform X1; its protein translation is MILASVLGSGPRSGPPLRPLLGPALSLRARSTSATDTHHVEMARERSKTVTSFYNQSAIDVAAEKPSVRLTPTMMLYSGRSQDGSHLLKSARYLQQELPVRIAHRIKGFRSLPFIIGCNPTILHVHELYIRAFQKLTDFPPIKDQADEARYCQLVRQLLDDHKDVVTLLAEGLRESRKHIEDEKLVRYFLDKTLTSRLGIRMLATHHLALHEDKPDFVGIICTRLSPKKIIEKWVDFARRLCEHKYGNAPRVRINGHVAARFPFIPMPLDYILPELLKNAMRATMESHLDTPYNVPDVVITIANNDIDLVIRISDRGGGIAHKDLDRVMDYHFTTAEASTQDPRISPLFGHLDMHSGGQSGPMHGFGFGLPTSRAYAEYLGGSLRLQSLQGIGTDVYLRLRHIDGREESFRI
- the BCKDK gene encoding 3-methyl-2-oxobutanoate dehydrogenase [lipoamide] kinase, mitochondrial isoform X2 — encoded protein: MILASVLGSGPRSGPPLRPLLGPALSLRARSTSATDTHHVEMARERSKTVTSFYNQSAIDVAAEKPSVRLTPTMMLYSGRSQDGSHLLKSARYLQQELPVRIAHRIKGFRSLPFIIGCNPTILHVHELYIRAFQKLTDFPPIKDQADEARYCQLVRQLLDDHKDVVTLLAEGLRESRKHIEDEKLVRYFLDKTLTSRLGIRMLATHHLALHEDKPDFVGIICTRLSPKKIIEKWVDFARRLCEHKYGNAPRVRINGHVAARFPFIPMPLDYILPELLKNAMRATMESHLDTPYNVPDVVITIANNDIDLVISFGFGLPTSRAYAEYLGGSLRLQSLQGIGTDVYLRLRHIDGREESFRI